TTAGATAAAGATTACTTATGTCTTTTTCAAGAGAGATACGCCTAGATTTTAGATCAAGAAGCTTTTTCAACACGTTTATTGTTAATTGTATTCATTAATTGATGATGATACCATTTTCTCCTAAACTTTAGGATGCTACTTATTTTCTGCCACCATCTGATCATAGTTTCTTCTTCAACGATCTCCTTCTCCTTCGTTTTGTTGGTGCTTTTAACCGTCGTCACCTCCGGCAACCGACACCTCACTAATGGTCCGGAGGGTTCCCTCCTCGCCGGTTTGCTACTAGTACTTTGTTAAAGCTAATTAGTTTATTGTGTCCACAtcgaaaaatttttttttttgaaaagccaaataTGTATTAAACAAGGAAAACAATACAAAGGAGAACCATAGGGAACATTCACATAGACTTATGTTCACCTATGCACGACATTTTTACAACTAAAACTAAAACAGGACCTCAGCAACAAAACTACGCGaaaggaatctacaatctcgaaacTATACAACCAAAAACGCACCACCAACCACACTCATAGAGACTGTAAGTATGTAGATGGGCTTGACAACCAGGTATGCCAATCTAAGGATTTCCCTTTCACTCTATTTGAGATCCAATCGAAGGAAATCGTTTGAATTTCATTAAGAGCAATCGGGGGAGTCCAAAATTTCCTCTGAAAAACCATATTGTTACGGTTTTTCCAAATAAAATACGCACATATCCACAACAAAGCTTGCCATACTTTCTTACCCAAACTCGACATAGATGAAGTGCCATTGTTTGCAAAGATTTCCGAGAGGGTGAAATAAGATAGATTACCCATATCACACCATTTGAAAACACGATCCCAAACCTCTAATGCATGCTTGCAAAATATAAGTTTATGATCCACGGATTCCAAATCGTCGTCACAAAGAGGACATCGGACACTATGGAGGTCGATGCCCCTCTTATCTAATTCAAGTCTCACCGGAATTCTCTTTTTTAACGAGCGCCATACGAAAATTTCTACTTTTTTTGGGACGAGGTTGTTTCGTAAAGTACCTTGTATCGAGTTAGAGGTAGATAAAAGCAGACTATCGATTGCAGCACTTAAGGTTTTCACCCGAAACAATCCATCCGAGCCTAAAGACCATCTCCACGAGTCAGACTTGCTTTGATCAGGTTCGAAGGCGACTAGCAGGTTGAGCAGATTCTGTAATTCACCCAGTGCACGTCCAGTTGGTGCACGCCTCCAACTCCAGTTCCATTTGCTGTTCGGATCTGTGGTCCCGGATAACAAACGATCACTTATTTTTGCATCAGGATGAGACTCAAGCTTAACTATCCTGGGAAACCGATCACAAAGTTTATCTTCCCCTATCCACCTTTCTTGCCAGAAGTAAGTAGACCCACCGTCCCCGACCGATTTGACAAAAGTAGCTTTAAATTGCACTTGTGTTTCTTCGATTTGGTTACCTGCTAAAATAATATTATGCCAAACGCCTAGTGTCGGTAACTGGGAAGACCCAGTTTCCGACATTAGACCACCACACTTACCATAAATACTACGAATGACCTTGACACAAAGGGActcggtttcggttttaaacctctacCACCATTTCCCCAATAAGGCTAGGTTTTTCCCTTTTAAAGACCCGATGTTTAACCCGCCCTTCTCGTAAGTGTTAATAACACACTCCCATTTGACCCAAGACATTTTTGAACCCaaccccgacccgccccaaaataaATTTCGTCTCACACTTTCAAGAAGTTTAATCACACAAGGCGGGGCACGAAAGAGAGAAAAGTAGTACAATGGTAGGCTCATAAGGACCGATTTAGTAAGGATCAATCTTCCTCCGAATGACATCGAACGCATTTTCCAACCCGAGAGTCTCTTATTGAATTTCTCAATAACCGCACACCAATCACTTACTTTTTTCATTTTTGACCCGATGGGTAGACCGAGATACGCAAAAGGAAAGTTACCAATTTAGCAACCCATAAGTTAAGCTATCGAATTAAGCTCACATGAGTCCACCCCTACACCAAACAAACAACTCTTATGGAAATTAACTTTTAGACCCGAAGCAAGTTCAAAGCACTTTAGTAGGTGCATTAGGTTACAAGCATTCAATCGACTCCAATCCCCGAAGAAAATGGTGTCATCAGCATATTTAAGATGCGAGACTATCACCTTGTCCCTACCTACCTCTACACCTTTAAATAAATCCTTTTCCAATGCCGCATTAGTGAGGATGTTTAGCCCTTCCGCCGCTATAATAAAGAGAAACGGTGATAGTGGGTCACCTTACCTAACTCCCCTCTCCAAGGAAAATTCATTTGTCGGGGCACCATTTACAAGTATCGATATAGTAGCCGATTCAAGACAGGACCGAATCCACTTCCTCCATTTAGAACCAAAACCCATGGATTTCATAACGTCTGCTAGAAACTTCCAATTGAGACTATCAAAAGCTTTTTCAAAGTCGGCTTTGAAAATAATCCCCCTCTTCCGATTACCTTTGAGATAGTCCACTGTTTCGTTAGCAATTAAAGCTCCGTCAAGAATGTTCCGCCCCTTTAAAAAAGCACTTTGTTCCAGGCCCACGAGAGAAGGCAATATTTTCCTTAGCCGATTTGATAAGATTTTAGCAACAATCTTATAGTAGCTGTTGATAAGACTAATAGGTCTATAGTCACCAACGCTCATCGGGTCAGACTTTTTGGGAATAAGAGTGACGAAGGAGGCGTTACAACCTCTTGAAATTTCACCCTTCTCCCAAAACCAAGAAATTGCCTCGATGAGATCCACCTTTATCGTATcccaaaatttttaaaaaaatctcAAATTGAACCCATCGGGTCCGGGTGCCTTTGAGCTTCCACAATCACTGATAGCTTCAAAAATCTCAGATTCGGAAAACCTACTTTCAAGCGCTGTAGCCTCATCACCTGTGATCGACGGGTATAACAAATCTTCTAGAGATGGCCTCGAAAAGTTTGGTTCCTTAAACACGCTGCTAAAATGTCTAAATATTTTTGCTTTTACCTCTTCCGGGTTCTCGTTCCAATAACCATTAATAGACAAGCCCCGAATGTTGCGTTTATTGTAGTTGTTCCGAATAACCAAATGAAAGTATTTTGTGTTTTCGTCACCTTCCAAGATCCACCTTACACGCGCCTTCTGTTTTAGCATTTTCGCCTTAATTTTTTCCTTATCTAACCAACACTTTCTTGACTCTCTCCATGTTCCCAGATCACTCGAACTTAGTGGACCTTTTTCTGCCTTCAATTCTAAGCTTTGGGCTATCGTTTTATGCATTTCAATTTCACTCTCCAACTGTCCATACTTAGAGACACTCCATGTTTTGAGTGCACCTTTAACACTTTTGTGTTTGGTCATAAATCTTCGATCCTTACCCGTACATGAACTTACATCAGCGTTTAACCAAGCATCAGTAATAATCTGTTTACTTTCTACATTATCGAACCACGCATCAAAAAATTTAAATGGCTTCGGACCGTAGTTTTTTTTCTTCGTCTTTAAGCACTATTGGACAGTGATCAGACTCTTTTCTTTCTAATGCCACCAATGTCAGATTGTTCCACAGGTACAGAAACTTTTCGGACACAAGAAATCGATCAATTTTACTAAACTTTAATCCATCATCGCTAACACGAGTGTATAACCTTCCCCCGAGTGGTAAGTCAATTAAGTTGTTGGATtgaataaaattgttaaacaataTCGCTCTACTTTCCACAAACACGCAATTGAGTCTTTCCTCTTGTCTTCTAACTTCATTGAAGTCGCCACATAGTACCCAAGCCTCATCACTACCCATTAAAATTCTTGAAAGGTTATCCCACAGCTTTTTTTCCCCCGAGTCGTCGTGAGGTCCATAGATGTTGAGTATATTAAGAACAGACCCGTCACTCTTCCATTTCCCCTTGACACCAATAACACGGTCACAATTAATAGCATCCACTGCCTCGAAATAATTTGTATCCCAAACCAATAGTTGACCACCCGATTTTCCAACCTTCTCTTGCTGGACATAATTACACTCAATTGAGCCCCAAAGAGTCTGAACCCATAAATCATCAACAATATTCAACTTTGTTTCTTGAAGTGCAATGAAACAAGGTTTCTCCCTAGAGATCAATCTTTTTACAGGGCCGAGTTTACTCTCCTTTCCACACCCAAACCCTCTAATATTGTAAGAAATAATCTTCATATTAAAAATTGAATAACGAAAGAAAGAGACACACTCACTGGGCAGAAGGCTTCTTTTGCCACTTTAATCCCAACTTGCAGCCAAATTCATAAACCCCATCTGAATTGATTGAGTTAAAGGAATTTGAATCTGCCCGCCACTCTTCTTGCCTGTATGTTTCAATTTACTCTGCTCTTCAGACCCTTTCGACTTCCCCATTTGATTACCTTGATTACTGCTGGCGTAATTCGTACATCTAGATCGAATGGGTTTGTTGTCGGGTCTTAGCTTCCTTGCCGAATTCTTGATGTTAATCATCCTAGAAGAAGTTTTCCATTTCCGCATGCTTGCCCAACAGCAATCCTTCTTAATCTCAGGTTTCTTTGAAGATTTGATTTCTACAGATTTTCCTTTGTAACCATCGACTCCTGACCTGCTATTATCAACTTTTTTGTTTCTACTGATATGCCCTTTCTTAGCATTGTTAGTGGATTTATTTTTGAAGCGTCCATTAACAATCTCTGATTGATCCATTGACCTTATTGGGCTAAAATTTGACCCACGTTGTTGTCTCGAGTGTTGGGCTTTTGGCCCAACTTCAGAATCTGATTGATCCATTGTCCGAGTTGGACTAAATTTGTCTGGGTCAGAAAACCTTTTCTTTAGATTTTATGCATCTTTATTAAATGAACCGTCGTCATCTTCTCTCCTATCTTCTTGGGAATCAACCACACGAGTACCAGTACCTTGAGATTTGTCTTCTACATTAAAATTCATCTCTGGAACTGAACCATCTACTTTCTTTGAGTGGACATCATCATTATTGACCTGAAAAAGATTGCCTAGATACCAGCACCCAGACTCTTCATCTTCAACCCTAGATCCTTTACGATTCCGATTACCAGTGTCGAAAAATTTGCCGTCTTCTGAGAATTGTTCATCAACCTGGTGATTCTCCTCCTATTTTTCAAATTTGTCTTCAATGTTGTGCCTTGCTTCTGGATCTAAATTAAATGGTTTTTCTTCCTCATCAGAAAAATCAAACGTGTCATCCACAAAGTCATCGTCATCACCATCTGAATCAATTTTACTTGATTGATACCCTTCTGAATGCTCATCTTCAAATGGAAACAAGATCACGGTATTACAATCTTCTTTGACCCTAACATAAGTCAGTCCATCATCATCACTCAAAGTAACACAACTATCAATCTTATTTGTGTTGTTTCTGGTGTGAATCAAAACTTTGCCAGAGATTAAATTCTGATTAGCATCATCAAGCCTGCAGTTCTTCAATTCCAAGATTCTACCCCACCACCAAGCGATTTTACTGAAAGTCTCTTCATTCCATCTTACAACTGGCACCCCTACAATGTCTAACCACACAAGTCTTCCTGGGACCCGATGTTTATTATTAAACACCCGAACATCGCAACACCATTTGTGAATGGCATGCCCTTCATTTGCAATTATTTCATTAACCATTTCAGCCGATGGGCATATCACTAGCACCGCCATCCCTCCTAGGTATTTTATTTGAAAATTACACAACCCTTCAGCCTTGCAAAGACCTTCAAACTGGTGGAAAATTTCTAATCCTTTTAGTTCACATAAAATAGCTTTGCCTGCCAAACTTTTGTCACACTGTTGGTCTTTGACGTTGATGGTTCTCTCTTCCATGCGTGTTGTATTCTCATTTCTGTATCTTGATTGTCCCCCGTTGTCTTTCTTCATAGCATTAAGCTTATTTCTTAGGTCTTCCTTTTCTGCCTTCAACACATTAAGTCTGTATCTCAGGTCTTCGTTTGAGTTTCCAGCCACTTCAATAAATTTTCGTTCATCTCTGAATGCATTTGAATACCCTGACCATCCCTCTTTGGTCGATCGCTTTTCGTATGATCTGGGATAGAAGTCCCCTCTCTTTCCCTAGCTTTGAAGATTCTTATTGGCAAACCATTAAATTTGATTTTTTTCAAGTGACAATAAGAGATGATCTGGATTATTGACATTATCAAATCTTGCAAATGCGAATCTTCTGCCATTTCTTAGTGTTTTACTAGCCACATAGATGTCCCTAATATCACCGTAGGGTTTGAACGATCTCCATAGGTCAGGTACCGTCCAACTCTCCGGGAAATTAAAAAACATGAACGACGTCAAATGAGTTCCAAATAACCTAGCAAAATGATCCTGGAGCCCCCCATTGTACCGGTTTCGAGCCCTTGACGTGCCACCGACCGCTGCCTCTCTCTCTCTCCACTCTCTCACCATATATGTGtttttagaaaagaaaaaaaagtccACATCGAAAAGTGAAAGAAACAAATGTGCATATATAAGCTTATGagaacctccctctatcaccaattggttttaaaaTAATGTGGAACTTATAAaattatatgttgtacatgttggtCGACCGGAAAATGATCCTACATACTCTAGTGAAATCATATCCTTTTTTCTACCTTCTTCTTCTCTTTCGTCTAGAATGTTTTTTTCTTCCGGTTCTGCTTTTTGGAAACCATTGGTCCCCTTTTCTTTGTGACCAGAGTTCGTTCTGACAGCCATAGCCACCATCCACCGTCATTTTTGtggttgtttgttgttaacttcttCGGCACGAGAATTCTTTTATTTTTTCCTTATCAACGGTGGCTTAGGGGTTCACCACCCTGTTGGTGGTGGCCACTGGCCATTAGCGGTGATGGAGGGTTTCTTTGCTCCTGCTTTCCTTCTGATTTCCTCCTCGTATCCTGCGTGATCGATGCTCTTTGGTGGCCCACCACCTTGTTGGTGGTGGCCACCGAAGGTTACTGGATCTGATCTGCAACCAATTGATGGTGCATGTATGGTGCTCTTGTAACGGCGACGAATGGTGGTGCACTATCCTATAGGTGGTGGCCTCCAAAGGTTTGCAGTTTCAATATGCACTTTTCTAATAGTTGTTGTGGCTCTTCACCCTGTATGTGAAGGTCACTCACGGTGGCTGGAAGATGGCGGGTGGGAGGTGGGGGACTGGGGAACTTAGTGGTGGCTGTGGGGTCAGTGGctgtaacaaccctggattttccaacgtataattattaatatttattattaatacttgcgctttaataaatgtatttttatacatttacttgttaccgtatttgactttccatgtcctgacttgtctttgtgacacacgtacttttcacgaataatattttgaatattatttacgttcatgattaattattattaattatttttaattaactaatgcaagtagttaattacttgggctttatttatttaattgttgcatacatACTTGGattgggcctttattaatggacatggacttggaagcccaccctactttcttaatggactaagtAAGCCCACTTTTAAGCTAGTGTTTTATTAATGAAAAGCAAGGATTAATTAGCTTAGTTAGAAGAAAAAATGTGCAAGCATGCTAGTAACTTTTTCCCATACAATTTAACTTTAATCTATTTTGAGCTTACACCATTCTCCCACAATTGAAAGTTGCATTTGACCCTTCCTCTTTTGATGCTTAAACCGTCGGCCAACAATGGGGAGGAGGGAGttcatttttcaaatttttttttgctACTTATTCACTAGTCTTTATTTCACTTTACACACACATTCATACACActctctttctctcatctttttctctcaaaactttgtaagtaacaaaCTTTATTATTCTTCCTTTTCTTACTTGAAAACCgattatacatcatcatcatttactagtttgtagtttattgttgtttgttgttgttaaagatcaagttctataacttgtatcttcatgtaatcttggttacctccattttttgtttgatgaagaaccaagaacaagaatctaaacttgttagtttatggttttaCACTTAAAtgttaaaagatttaaagttcataaactttataatcatacttgtgttcatgttttgtagacttgaagtttatttccttaagatccaaactttgatttgaatcttctcaagtatgaaacaaacatgaacataatacttgtaactttagtttatttctttctttcttttgtaagtactttaaagttgtgatattgttaatttggtcaagtattactagttaaacttgatatcatatttcttgaaactaaagttaactttgtaagttcaagaacatggaagtataactttctagttataacttcatacacttgtgttggatctaagtttctataacttatggtcttctaatttttgttgtaaacaagagcttataagcatatatacattttacaagatgaaaatctaagtttcataccttatggtttgtttaaagtgaagatccaagttctataacttaggatctaacttaagaacactagatctagactttctagtctaggatctttaagatctaactaagatataagttctacaacttaagatcttgtgtatttagtttactttcaagtttgtagcttaatattactattagaactcatgtatgtgtcgaatctaagatcttgatgtaactttggttcatcaaactacttacaacccttaattgggttgtgctacatatcttatacttacactagtgttatgatggtcaaaacttgattaagatgatgcaaacacatcaacgagttgtacacttgaagctataagcatcaaggatgagaaccgtgatgagcatcaagcaccaagaacccaccggagcaccttacctactatttTCCGGGTCTGATCATTAACCTGTGCtattggaaaagttgatttccagctatttttctgttcgagtagatgattttccatttagacctcgtcttaatccgagttacagtttaggatttatggccatccaaaagtcactacacccttttaacgttgtgctgaaatttctgacctactcgcacttaaaccgtcaccacggtcaaaagaagacgagtttggttctggaaatttttcagactctaggggactcatatacggagccatgtccactggtctcacctcatttcagtttgtatagaggtcgtggcgactgaacgaagtcagcctttatttcaaactctattcttgattgaaacttactttacactttttgattaattatgaatgatgatgatacttaatgtaacatcccgcgtttttccgttaaatttatttttaacaccgtcttttttttaaataatatctttcgctatttaaattcccaatttccgttgactaacgtttataatattctcgttatttaattataacatctctcgttaacttgcgttttaaaaatattcgatcggttaaatcccgcacccgctttgaaactcgagggaccggagttgccaaatgggcaaactagttgactaggtcaactagtcaacccatttcatccattccatcatctccctcatcccttttctctccatctcaagaacacacacacaaacccattccattcattcatcatctaaattcaatcttggaagctcacaacaaatccgactacatattcttgatcctctcatcatcctctacgatttgatactaacttcattgattttgggtaacatttctaaaactctagatttctctaaattcgtgtttttgacttgaaatggtgttagttagtgtccatggctcgtgtataacatgaatatatgttttgtttgctcgattcgttgttttgagtaactagtttgaacatttgaaatgggtttgcttaatccttgattttggatgagttaatgttgttagattgttaaagtgcatgttttaattgtgttactagtatcactagcttcgttttgatgcgtaggttgattaagaaaacttcaaaaaaacccgattaatgattttgtgatgtttgactagggtttgatagttcttgacatgaacttttgatgcttgaatgccattaaatgttaattgttagtgtttagtagtaatgtatgcttcattaccttcaaaacggcatatcgtatgtgtaaattggattcccgaaccataaaatacgttttacgaacttgaaactttgaaaataaacttttcttgatcaattgacgagtt
The window above is part of the Rutidosis leptorrhynchoides isolate AG116_Rl617_1_P2 chromosome 1, CSIRO_AGI_Rlap_v1, whole genome shotgun sequence genome. Proteins encoded here:
- the LOC139890255 gene encoding uncharacterized protein; its protein translation is MKIISYNIRGFGCGKESKLGPVKRLISREKPCFIALQETKLNIVDDLWVQTLWGSIECNYVQQEKVGKSGGQLLVWDTNYFEAVDAINCDRVIGVKGKWKSDGSVLNILNIYGPHDDSGEKKLWDNLSRILMGSDEAWVLCGDFNEVRRQEERLNCVFVESRAILFNNFIQSNNLIDLPLGGRLYTRVSDDGLKFSKIDRFLVSEKFLYLWNNLTLVALERKESDHCPIVLKDEEKKLRSEAI